One genomic window of Polyangium aurulentum includes the following:
- a CDS encoding penicillin-insensitive murein endopeptidase encodes MLSFVRLGTALSLSLALLGSSPRSAHALPDKTKPTATAKDKAAADKKALKNKAEADKKAEAKAREKAKRPKGPLSYGAPNAGKLYSGQRLPSSKSLEVKEGPNAWGLPSLVRGLRRAAARVSSKHRGSVLFVGELSAKNGGPLLGHNSHQSGRDADVGFYMVSDKGKHVNPHRFVAFGGNGRPRGTESVRFDDERNWLLIQTLLEDEKANVQHLFVSSSLRARLLAYAAKKNLPKDLLAKAAATLMSPKDGDTHDDHFHVRIACPPSMLPACVDDPSARTPAPAGSDKDSAKAEARAEKKGEAASAEKSGAEGTTAKSGGNPSAP; translated from the coding sequence ATGCTCTCGTTCGTTCGTCTCGGCACCGCGCTCTCCCTCTCGCTCGCGCTCCTCGGCTCCTCGCCCCGGAGCGCGCACGCGCTGCCAGACAAGACCAAGCCCACGGCGACCGCGAAGGACAAGGCCGCGGCCGACAAGAAGGCCCTGAAGAACAAGGCCGAGGCTGACAAGAAGGCCGAGGCGAAGGCGCGCGAGAAGGCGAAGCGTCCGAAGGGGCCCTTGTCGTACGGAGCGCCCAACGCGGGCAAGCTTTACAGCGGGCAGCGGCTGCCTTCGAGCAAATCGTTGGAGGTCAAAGAAGGCCCGAACGCCTGGGGGCTGCCCTCGCTCGTGCGCGGGCTGCGGCGCGCGGCTGCCAGGGTCTCGAGCAAGCATCGAGGCTCGGTGCTGTTCGTCGGCGAGCTGTCCGCGAAGAACGGCGGGCCGCTGCTCGGGCACAACTCGCACCAGTCGGGGCGCGACGCGGACGTCGGGTTCTACATGGTGAGCGACAAGGGCAAGCACGTGAACCCGCACCGCTTCGTCGCGTTCGGCGGCAACGGGCGCCCGCGCGGCACCGAGAGCGTGCGCTTCGACGACGAGCGCAACTGGCTGCTCATCCAGACGCTGCTCGAGGACGAGAAGGCGAACGTGCAGCACCTGTTCGTGTCGAGCAGCCTGCGCGCGCGCCTGCTCGCCTACGCAGCCAAGAAGAACCTGCCGAAGGATCTGCTCGCGAAGGCCGCGGCCACGCTCATGAGCCCCAAGGACGGCGACACGCACGACGACCACTTCCACGTGCGCATCGCCTGCCCCCCATCGATGCTGCCCGCGTGCGTCGACGACCCTTCCGCGCGCACGCCCGCGCCCGCTGGATCCGACAAGGACAGCGCCAAGGCGGAGGCGCGCGCGGAGAAGAAGGGCGAAGCGGCGAGCGCGGAAAAGAGCGGGGCCGAGGGCACCACCGCGAAAAGCGGAGGCAATCCCTCGGCCCCGTAA
- a CDS encoding glycoside hydrolase family 65 protein, which translates to MARAELRDDMQNGRDRESGIVPAAAPVPALDRPFRVLALAWDGTDEDARAIDPSRVGELVEALLARGARVMLMMARGQDALWAALDAAIGRAHRRRLHVATDGGAGVLGFDFRGDPQPLDAPNGALAYLFREVAAAHGIDPEDVLIAGGGAWALPIGEGERAVVFPAGPARIVEVLEEQLAIEDRLGPFAPPRDLLWAIEEAGFDVAREHEIESLLAIANGYLGARGSIAEGSSVSRPATFLAGAFEPSNDISQVPELVIAPDWGRLRFTVEGEPFTVEKTRMERHRRTLDMRRGLLLREGVGAGLAGHKTLLRTMHLASLANRHLLLEAVEILPQNYSGMVEVDAILSGDVKSASGASHWASFEPRATNDGPMLVGTTRAGMQLALASRTTAADPGSIEMRCARESGPTWVSERCTLHVRLAEASVLHRTVGVFTSRDEGDPIARAYALEQEAEKKPFEALLREHEGAWTERWRRADIEIDGAPSIERALRFALYHLIATVNPDDPRCSIGARALAGEAYRGHVFWDTEIFMLPFYAHCYPEAARTLLRYRHRTLDGARRKARRLGYEGALYAWESADTGDETTPDMVVSPFGRVMQVLSGREEQHISADVAYAVCAYVRATGDLAFLREEATEILVETARFWASRARDDRGDGLFHIDRVIGPDEYHESIDDSAYTNWTARFNLLQAEEVARGVGRDRAAALGVTREELARWHDVAWRLYLGFDPSTAIIEQFRGYHALEHIDVAAYSPRTVPMDVLLGRPRTQASQLVKQADIVQLVALLWDELPAIVRRKNFLHYEPRTSHGSSLSPGTHALVAARLRLFETAARYLQQTADIDLGNNMGNASGGVHAAGMGSLWQAVVFGVAGTRPAPDALDTLLIEPNLLPAFRHVSVPIMFRGRSLALHLTHDEIEARVLEGEAPVVLRASNGNGATSEVFAEPGRKYVTQKNGGPFSAWEEIA; encoded by the coding sequence ATGGCGCGCGCCGAGCTTCGCGATGACATGCAGAACGGGCGCGATCGCGAGTCGGGAATCGTCCCGGCTGCCGCGCCTGTGCCCGCGTTGGATCGACCTTTCCGCGTCCTCGCGCTCGCCTGGGACGGCACGGACGAGGACGCGCGCGCGATCGATCCGAGCCGCGTAGGAGAGCTCGTCGAGGCGCTGCTCGCGCGGGGCGCCCGCGTGATGCTCATGATGGCGCGCGGCCAGGACGCGCTGTGGGCAGCGCTCGACGCCGCGATCGGCAGGGCGCATCGGCGGCGGCTCCACGTCGCGACGGACGGCGGCGCGGGCGTCCTCGGCTTCGACTTCCGCGGCGATCCACAGCCGCTCGACGCACCGAACGGCGCGCTCGCGTACCTGTTTCGCGAGGTCGCCGCAGCGCACGGGATCGACCCGGAGGACGTGCTCATCGCAGGGGGCGGCGCCTGGGCGTTGCCGATCGGCGAGGGCGAGCGCGCGGTCGTGTTCCCGGCGGGACCTGCGCGGATCGTCGAGGTGCTCGAGGAGCAGCTCGCGATCGAGGATCGGCTCGGCCCCTTCGCTCCGCCGAGGGACCTGCTGTGGGCGATCGAGGAGGCCGGCTTCGACGTGGCGCGCGAGCACGAGATCGAGTCGCTGCTCGCGATCGCGAACGGCTACCTCGGCGCGCGCGGATCGATCGCGGAGGGCAGCAGCGTCTCGCGACCGGCGACGTTCCTCGCGGGCGCGTTCGAGCCCTCGAACGACATCAGCCAGGTGCCCGAGCTGGTGATCGCGCCCGACTGGGGCCGGCTCAGGTTCACCGTCGAGGGCGAGCCGTTCACGGTCGAGAAGACGCGCATGGAGCGGCACCGGCGCACGCTCGACATGCGCCGCGGGCTGCTCCTGCGCGAGGGCGTGGGCGCGGGGCTGGCGGGGCACAAAACGCTGCTGAGGACGATGCACCTCGCGTCGCTCGCCAACCGGCACCTGCTCCTCGAGGCGGTGGAGATCCTCCCGCAGAACTACTCGGGCATGGTGGAGGTCGACGCGATCCTCTCGGGCGACGTGAAGAGCGCGAGCGGCGCGTCGCACTGGGCGAGCTTCGAGCCTCGAGCGACGAACGACGGGCCGATGCTCGTGGGGACGACCCGCGCGGGGATGCAGCTCGCGCTCGCGTCGCGCACGACGGCGGCCGATCCGGGGAGCATCGAGATGCGCTGCGCGCGCGAGAGCGGCCCGACCTGGGTGTCGGAGCGGTGCACGCTGCACGTGCGTCTCGCCGAGGCGAGCGTGCTGCATCGGACCGTCGGCGTGTTCACCTCACGCGACGAGGGCGACCCGATCGCACGCGCGTATGCGCTCGAGCAGGAGGCGGAGAAGAAGCCCTTCGAGGCGCTCCTGCGCGAGCACGAGGGGGCGTGGACCGAGCGCTGGCGGCGCGCGGACATCGAGATCGATGGAGCTCCAAGCATCGAGCGGGCGCTGCGCTTCGCGCTCTACCACCTGATCGCGACGGTGAACCCGGACGACCCGCGCTGCTCGATCGGCGCGCGCGCGCTCGCTGGCGAGGCCTATCGAGGGCACGTCTTCTGGGACACCGAGATCTTCATGCTGCCGTTCTACGCGCACTGCTACCCCGAGGCGGCGCGCACGCTCTTGCGCTACCGGCATCGCACGCTCGACGGGGCGCGGCGCAAGGCGAGGCGGCTCGGCTACGAGGGCGCGCTCTACGCGTGGGAGTCGGCGGACACGGGCGACGAGACCACGCCCGACATGGTGGTCTCGCCCTTCGGGCGCGTGATGCAAGTGCTGTCGGGGCGCGAAGAGCAGCACATCAGCGCGGACGTGGCCTACGCGGTCTGCGCCTACGTGCGCGCCACGGGAGACCTCGCGTTCTTGCGGGAGGAGGCCACGGAGATCCTCGTCGAGACCGCGCGCTTCTGGGCGAGCCGCGCGAGGGACGACAGGGGCGACGGGCTCTTCCACATCGACCGGGTGATCGGGCCCGACGAGTACCACGAGAGCATCGACGACAGCGCGTACACGAACTGGACGGCGCGCTTCAATCTCCTGCAAGCAGAGGAGGTCGCGCGCGGGGTCGGTCGCGACAGGGCCGCCGCGCTCGGCGTGACCCGCGAGGAGCTCGCGCGCTGGCACGACGTCGCGTGGCGGCTGTACCTCGGCTTCGATCCGAGCACGGCGATCATCGAGCAGTTCAGGGGCTACCACGCGCTCGAGCACATCGACGTGGCCGCGTACTCGCCGCGCACGGTGCCCATGGACGTGCTGCTGGGCCGGCCGCGCACGCAGGCGTCGCAGCTCGTGAAGCAGGCGGACATCGTGCAGCTCGTGGCCCTGCTCTGGGACGAGCTTCCGGCGATCGTGCGGCGCAAGAACTTCCTGCACTACGAGCCGCGCACGAGCCACGGCAGCTCGCTCAGCCCGGGAACGCACGCGCTCGTGGCGGCGCGCCTGCGGCTGTTCGAGACCGCCGCGCGCTACTTGCAACAGACGGCCGACATCGACCTCGGCAACAACATGGGCAACGCGTCCGGCGGCGTGCACGCGGCCGGGATGGGCAGCCTGTGGCAGGCGGTGGTGTTCGGCGTGGCCGGCACGCGGCCCGCGCCGGACGCGCTCGACACGCTCTTGATCGAGCCGAACCTCCTGCCCGCCTTCCGGCACGTGTCGGTGCCGATCATGTTTCGCGGGAGGTCCCTCGCGCTGCACCTCACCCACGACGAGATCGAGGCACGCGTGCTCGAGGGAGAGGCGCCCGTCGTGCTGCGCGCCTCGAACGGCAACGGCGCGACGAGCGAGGTCTTTGCGGAGCCTGGACGCAAGTACGTGACGCAGAAGAACGGGGGCCCGTTCTCGGCGTGGGAGGAGATCGCGTGA
- a CDS encoding alpha/beta fold hydrolase, producing the protein MTEPFLPFHALVSAPGSTPSRWMLVLHGILGSGGNFRTFARRVAAAHPDWGMVLVDLRAHGQSLDAPPPHTISAAAEDLVRLGSSLGLEVRGVMGHSFGGKVALAYAEKRRGELDEVWVLDASPGTRRDGMASEGAPRVIAVLDTLPETFPSRERFMELLRERGLSRQITDWLAMNVRRADDGFRFRLDLGVIKELLADYFALDLFPILEDPGLARRVHFVLGGRSDTVSASDRAHLVALCAQGPLDMSVDVLDEAGHWLHADDPEGLFAVVSAALSKG; encoded by the coding sequence ATGACGGAACCCTTCCTGCCCTTCCACGCCCTCGTCTCGGCCCCTGGCTCTACGCCCTCGCGCTGGATGCTCGTCCTGCACGGCATCCTCGGCTCGGGCGGAAACTTCCGCACCTTCGCGCGTCGCGTCGCAGCGGCCCACCCCGACTGGGGCATGGTGCTCGTCGACCTGCGCGCGCACGGTCAAAGTCTTGACGCTCCCCCGCCGCACACCATCTCGGCGGCGGCCGAGGATCTCGTTCGGCTGGGCAGCTCGCTCGGGCTCGAGGTGCGCGGCGTGATGGGCCATTCCTTCGGCGGCAAGGTGGCCCTCGCGTACGCCGAGAAGAGGCGAGGCGAGCTCGACGAGGTCTGGGTGCTCGACGCCTCGCCCGGCACGCGGCGCGACGGCATGGCGAGCGAGGGCGCGCCCCGGGTCATCGCCGTGCTCGACACGCTGCCCGAGACCTTTCCTTCCCGGGAGAGGTTCATGGAGCTGCTGCGCGAGCGGGGCCTGTCGCGGCAGATCACCGACTGGCTGGCCATGAACGTGCGCCGCGCCGACGACGGCTTTCGGTTCCGCCTCGACCTCGGCGTGATCAAAGAGCTGCTCGCCGACTACTTCGCGCTCGACCTCTTTCCGATCCTCGAGGACCCGGGGCTCGCGCGTCGGGTTCACTTCGTCCTCGGGGGCCGGTCGGACACGGTGAGCGCGTCGGATCGGGCGCACCTCGTGGCGCTCTGCGCGCAGGGGCCGCTCGACATGTCGGTGGACGTGCTCGACGAGGCGGGGCACTGGCTGCACGCCGACGATCCCGAGGGCCTGTTCGCCGTGGTCAGCGCGGCGCTCTCGAAGGGCTGA
- the xth gene encoding exodeoxyribonuclease III, giving the protein MRIASWNVNSIRARLEHLGEWLRKARPDVVCLQETKVEDDKFPREALGDAGYSVEIFGQKTYNGVAIAARYGLAIEDVKKNLDGDEDDAMRRVIAATVEGVRIINVYVPNGQAVGTKPFAYKLAWFQRLELELQTRYSPDMPLVVCGDFNVAPEPVDVHDPKKWEGQVLFSAEERAALKRLVAWGLVDSFRVHNPDAKGAFSWWDYRMGGYRKNHGLRIDLALVTPPLLARCKDAWIDRRPRELERPSDHAPVLIDIDESQGRE; this is encoded by the coding sequence ATGCGCATCGCTTCCTGGAACGTCAACTCGATCCGCGCCCGTCTCGAGCACCTCGGCGAGTGGCTCCGCAAGGCGCGCCCCGACGTCGTTTGCCTGCAGGAGACCAAGGTCGAAGACGACAAGTTCCCGCGCGAGGCGCTCGGGGACGCGGGCTACTCGGTCGAGATCTTCGGGCAGAAGACGTACAACGGCGTCGCCATCGCGGCGCGCTACGGGCTCGCGATCGAGGACGTGAAGAAGAACCTCGACGGCGACGAGGACGACGCCATGCGCCGCGTGATCGCCGCGACCGTGGAGGGCGTGCGCATCATCAACGTGTACGTGCCCAACGGGCAGGCCGTGGGCACCAAGCCCTTCGCGTACAAGCTCGCGTGGTTCCAGAGGCTCGAGCTCGAGCTGCAGACGCGCTACTCGCCCGACATGCCGCTCGTCGTGTGCGGCGACTTCAACGTCGCGCCCGAGCCCGTCGACGTGCACGACCCCAAGAAGTGGGAGGGTCAGGTCCTCTTCAGCGCCGAGGAGCGCGCCGCGCTGAAGCGCCTCGTCGCGTGGGGCCTCGTCGACTCGTTCCGCGTGCACAACCCGGACGCGAAGGGCGCGTTCAGCTGGTGGGACTACCGCATGGGCGGTTACCGCAAAAATCATGGCCTTCGCATCGATCTCGCGCTCGTCACGCCGCCGCTCCTCGCGCGCTGCAAGGACGCGTGGATCGATCGCAGGCCGCGTGAGCTCGAGCGCCCCAGCGACCACGCCCCGGTGCTGATCGACATCGACGAAAGTCAAGGGCGCGAATAG
- a CDS encoding universal stress protein produces MKRGEEARALVSEADEAPQSEARPRRRSVLVPLYGRRAPGVAIEMARVVASALHEPLHGMFFSPEPVAASEVPRRMQLSPSALDGFVIDVEVGDPVERLAAFAERYPTSFLVIETDPEGQNDEGLGVGDFAARLIEASKAPVLLVPPGTTPRLERILLPLDGTPSTASALEPAGELARQVGASLDILLVGGARNAPQSEHGAMSPPQYVDQPQHEWPAFSDEFLHRFLTGIGHCPEDVPTRFHLGAGDPADQILRHAGDLASHLTVLVWHGHLDDRHGSVFRTVLQRAHGPVLVLRC; encoded by the coding sequence ATGAAACGAGGCGAAGAAGCGCGGGCGTTGGTGTCGGAAGCGGATGAAGCGCCCCAGAGCGAGGCGCGTCCGCGGCGGCGCAGCGTGCTCGTTCCGCTGTACGGAAGGCGCGCGCCAGGCGTCGCGATCGAGATGGCGCGGGTCGTGGCGTCGGCGCTGCACGAGCCCCTGCACGGCATGTTCTTCTCGCCGGAGCCCGTCGCGGCGAGCGAGGTCCCGCGGCGCATGCAGCTGTCGCCGAGCGCGCTCGATGGGTTCGTGATCGACGTCGAGGTGGGCGATCCGGTGGAGCGGCTCGCGGCGTTCGCGGAGCGCTACCCGACGTCGTTCCTCGTGATCGAGACCGACCCCGAGGGGCAGAACGACGAGGGGCTCGGCGTGGGCGATTTCGCGGCGCGCCTCATCGAGGCCTCGAAAGCGCCGGTTTTGCTCGTGCCGCCGGGAACGACGCCGCGGCTCGAGCGGATCCTTCTTCCGCTCGACGGGACGCCGAGCACGGCGAGCGCGCTCGAGCCTGCGGGCGAGCTCGCGCGTCAGGTGGGCGCGTCGCTCGACATCCTGCTCGTGGGCGGAGCGCGCAACGCGCCCCAGAGCGAGCACGGCGCGATGTCGCCGCCGCAGTACGTGGATCAGCCGCAGCACGAGTGGCCCGCGTTCTCGGACGAGTTCCTTCACCGCTTCCTGACCGGGATCGGCCACTGCCCCGAGGACGTGCCGACGCGCTTCCACCTCGGCGCGGGCGATCCTGCGGACCAGATCCTTCGCCACGCGGGCGACCTCGCCTCGCATCTGACCGTGCTCGTGTGGCACGGGCACCTCGACGACCGGCACGGGTCGGTGTTCAGGACGGTGCTGCAACGCGCGCACGGCCCCGTGCTGGTGCTGCGTTGCTGA
- a CDS encoding response regulator: protein MFIVDDDPVLVEALSDLLREEGYRVEAHTEASEALSRLRSGVRPDVVLLDYLMPTMNGEQFLDELASAGIRVNVVLFTAMNEPRVRAHAARVQGVIRKPFDIDRLLEELERLRTVEPAR, encoded by the coding sequence GTGTTCATCGTCGATGATGACCCCGTCCTGGTCGAGGCGCTCTCGGATCTTCTCCGGGAAGAAGGATACCGGGTCGAAGCGCACACGGAAGCGTCCGAGGCACTTTCCAGGTTGCGCAGTGGCGTCCGCCCGGACGTCGTGCTGCTCGATTACCTGATGCCCACGATGAACGGAGAGCAGTTCCTCGACGAGCTCGCGAGCGCGGGAATCCGGGTGAACGTCGTGCTTTTCACGGCGATGAACGAGCCTCGCGTCCGCGCCCACGCCGCACGCGTCCAGGGCGTCATCCGCAAGCCGTTCGACATCGACCGGCTCCTCGAAGAGCTCGAGCGGCTCCGCACGGTGGAGCCCGCACGTTAG
- a CDS encoding response regulator yields the protein MPETGVSNIRVYLIDDHPVLREGFARALAAEPGMSVVGQAGTAADALREVTSVKPDVVLVDLNIPDRDGIELLAALRVQIPSAKLLVLSCYDDEFRVAEALRAGAQGYLVKTSELTEVIDGIRRIASGGAPLSQRIAGAVVRAMRKPAPEGTGGLDALTPRERQVLRLLAAGISTRETAARLTISPKTVETHRVRIYAKLGCKSAVELTRIAVRTGLIEA from the coding sequence ATGCCGGAAACTGGAGTCAGCAACATCCGCGTATATCTCATCGATGACCACCCCGTCCTGCGTGAGGGGTTTGCCCGGGCTCTCGCCGCAGAGCCTGGGATGAGCGTCGTCGGGCAGGCGGGAACGGCGGCCGATGCGCTGCGGGAGGTGACATCGGTCAAACCCGATGTGGTCCTGGTGGACCTCAACATCCCCGACCGCGATGGCATCGAGCTGCTCGCCGCACTGCGGGTGCAGATCCCGAGCGCAAAGTTGCTCGTGTTGAGCTGCTACGACGACGAGTTTCGTGTGGCCGAGGCGCTTCGCGCCGGAGCCCAGGGCTACCTCGTGAAGACCTCCGAGCTCACGGAGGTCATCGACGGTATCCGCCGCATCGCGAGCGGCGGAGCGCCCCTCAGCCAGCGCATCGCGGGCGCGGTCGTTCGGGCCATGCGCAAGCCTGCGCCCGAGGGTACGGGAGGCCTCGACGCGCTCACGCCGCGCGAGCGCCAGGTCTTGCGCCTTCTCGCCGCGGGCATCAGCACGCGCGAGACCGCTGCGCGCCTGACCATCAGCCCGAAGACGGTCGAAACGCACCGGGTCCGCATCTACGCGAAGCTCGGCTGCAAGAGCGCCGTCGAGCTCACGCGCATCGCGGTCCGGACGGGCCTCATCGAGGCCTGA
- a CDS encoding pentapeptide repeat-containing protein, whose translation MKKKPKEPSAPQRPAAHPYRETPQGTTDRKGERIVGVSMDEAELDDVSLANARMHDVSFAGAALDDVSFANAHIHNASFEGATLDDASLANARIHNVTFASADLDDVSLAGARINNADLAGTRWSDASLKGARFEGSDLSGVTLEGCDIDGLTIDGVRIDELLRDHPARAKKRERGKK comes from the coding sequence ATGAAGAAGAAGCCGAAGGAGCCCTCGGCCCCACAGCGACCCGCGGCGCACCCCTACCGTGAAACACCTCAGGGCACGACCGACAGGAAGGGCGAGCGGATCGTCGGGGTCTCGATGGACGAGGCCGAGCTCGACGACGTGAGCCTCGCGAACGCGCGCATGCACGACGTGTCGTTCGCGGGCGCCGCGCTCGACGACGTGAGCTTCGCGAACGCGCACATCCACAACGCCTCGTTCGAGGGCGCCACGCTCGACGACGCGAGCCTCGCGAACGCGCGCATCCACAACGTGACCTTCGCGAGCGCGGATCTCGACGACGTGAGCCTCGCGGGCGCGAGGATCAACAACGCCGATCTCGCGGGCACGCGATGGTCGGATGCGAGCTTGAAGGGGGCGCGCTTCGAAGGCTCCGACCTTTCGGGCGTGACCCTCGAGGGATGTGACATCGATGGGCTGACCATCGACGGCGTCCGGATCGACGAGCTGCTGCGGGATCACCCCGCTCGTGCGAAGAAGCGCGAGCGGGGCAAGAAGTAG